In the genome of Desulfovibrio desulfuricans, one region contains:
- the gmk gene encoding guanylate kinase, translating into MPREGIALVLSAPSGAGKTTLVKRLLAEFPHVGYSVSCTTRQPRQGEVDGRDYIFLSREEFEQRRTQGYFAEWAEVHGNFYGTPLGPVKDRLHQGQDVLFDIDVQGAAQLKLSLSEATFAFILPPSLHELENRLRGRGQDDEPTIARRLENAHVEILQARWYDSVIVNDDLDQAYDCLRAVYVTASLAPGRNPHLLDEILAR; encoded by the coding sequence ATGCCCCGCGAAGGCATAGCACTGGTGCTCAGCGCACCGTCAGGCGCAGGCAAGACCACGCTGGTCAAACGGCTGCTGGCGGAGTTTCCGCACGTTGGCTACTCGGTTTCGTGCACCACCCGCCAGCCCCGTCAGGGCGAGGTGGACGGCAGGGACTATATTTTTTTGAGCCGTGAGGAATTTGAACAACGCCGCACGCAGGGATATTTTGCCGAATGGGCCGAGGTTCACGGCAATTTTTACGGCACGCCGCTCGGGCCGGTAAAGGACAGACTGCACCAGGGACAAGACGTGCTGTTTGATATTGACGTGCAGGGCGCTGCCCAGCTCAAGCTTTCGCTCTCTGAAGCCACGTTTGCCTTTATACTGCCGCCCAGCCTGCACGAGCTTGAAAACCGCCTGCGCGGACGCGGTCAGGACGACGAGCCGACCATCGCACGCCGCCTCGAAAACGCGCATGTAGAGATTCTTCAGGCCCGCTGGTACGATTCGGTGATTGTAAACGACGATCTGGATCAGGCCTACGACTGTCTGCGCGCGGTCTATGTAACCGCCAGCCTGGCCCCGGGGCGCAACCCGCATCTGCTGGACGAAATTCTGGCCCGATAG
- the pyrF gene encoding orotidine-5'-phosphate decarboxylase, giving the protein MPTQQHAPQLAVALDLPEKNRAVALAGQLRGTVPWCKVGMELFTHAGPGLLEELAGMGFKVFLDLKFYDIPNTVAQAVKAAAAVGVNMLTLHCQGGERMCRAAAEAAAGIAGPRPLLFGVTVLTSFAPGEMPGIDALPADFALALARQAGPWGLDGVVCSGHEAAAIKASCPGLRCLCPGIRPAGSAAGDQRRVMTPAMAVAAGADYLVVGRPITAAPDPLGMARQITAEMASALI; this is encoded by the coding sequence ATGCCCACGCAGCAACACGCGCCGCAACTGGCGGTAGCCCTCGATTTGCCCGAAAAAAATCGGGCCGTCGCCCTTGCCGGGCAGCTGCGCGGCACGGTTCCCTGGTGCAAGGTTGGTATGGAGCTTTTTACCCATGCAGGCCCCGGTCTGCTGGAAGAGCTGGCGGGCATGGGCTTCAAGGTGTTTCTTGATCTCAAGTTTTACGACATCCCCAACACCGTGGCGCAGGCCGTCAAGGCTGCGGCGGCGGTGGGCGTAAACATGCTTACCCTGCACTGTCAGGGGGGCGAGCGCATGTGCCGGGCCGCAGCAGAGGCCGCTGCGGGCATTGCCGGGCCACGTCCCCTGCTGTTTGGCGTAACGGTGCTTACCAGTTTTGCGCCGGGCGAAATGCCCGGCATCGATGCCCTGCCCGCTGATTTTGCCCTGGCTCTGGCCCGTCAGGCCGGGCCGTGGGGACTCGACGGGGTGGTCTGCTCCGGGCACGAGGCGGCGGCCATCAAGGCGAGCTGCCCCGGCCTGCGTTGCCTGTGTCCGGGCATCCGCCCGGCGGGTTCCGCCGCCGGCGATCAGCGCCGGGTCATGACCCCCGCCATGGCCGTGGCCGCAGGGGCCGATTATCTTGTTGTGGGCAGGCCCATCACGGCGGCGCCCGACCCGCTGGGCATGGCGCGGCAGATTACGGCCGAAATGGCCTCAGCTCTCATATAA
- a CDS encoding tetratricopeptide repeat protein, translating to MAGQTPNNAHPTNGKADVRGVFSTQEVRRVGTGTTTRKTVQKTFWFVEQNGKEIDCQPLNTNYVPSGPKRKITLDELIAKFSPEPEFYLNSVFPKMQEMQRNVENGDTHREKGETFAAEYEYARALNVDEENVRANFGIGLTYLERGDNAKAQDIFQRLVKLEATFEPEHKHLFNEFGINLRKNRMLQESLEYYHRALELSPNDENLYMNIARVQLELKNLVECVDNLLKALTLSPRHETSLKFLAWLIQKQLVPADRLDGVRAALQAAQSGAARQPKPAGR from the coding sequence ATGGCAGGTCAAACGCCAAATAACGCGCATCCCACCAACGGCAAGGCTGACGTTCGGGGGGTCTTTTCCACCCAGGAGGTTCGCCGCGTCGGCACCGGCACCACGACGCGCAAAACAGTGCAAAAGACCTTTTGGTTTGTTGAACAGAACGGCAAGGAAATCGACTGCCAGCCGCTCAACACCAACTATGTGCCCAGCGGCCCCAAGCGCAAAATCACCCTGGACGAGCTGATTGCCAAATTTTCTCCCGAGCCCGAGTTTTACCTCAACTCCGTCTTTCCCAAAATGCAGGAGATGCAGCGCAACGTCGAAAACGGCGACACGCACCGCGAAAAGGGCGAGACCTTTGCTGCGGAATATGAATACGCACGGGCGCTCAATGTTGACGAAGAAAACGTACGGGCAAACTTTGGCATCGGGCTTACCTACCTTGAGCGCGGCGACAACGCCAAGGCGCAGGATATTTTTCAGCGGCTGGTAAAGCTTGAAGCCACGTTTGAGCCTGAGCACAAGCACCTGTTCAACGAGTTTGGCATCAACCTTCGCAAAAACAGAATGCTGCAGGAATCGCTGGAGTACTATCATCGGGCGCTTGAGCTTTCGCCCAACGACGAGAACCTGTACATGAATATCGCCCGCGTGCAGCTTGAGCTCAAAAACCTTGTCGAGTGCGTGGACAACCTGCTGAAGGCCCTTACCCTGTCGCCCCGGCACGAAACCTCGCTCAAGTTTCTGGCATGGCTCATCCAAAAACAGCTCGTGCCCGCCGACAGGCTGGACGGCGTGCGCGCGGCGTTGCAGGCCGCGCAAAGCGGGGCTGCCCGGCAGCCCAAACCGGCAGGCCGATAG
- the recJ gene encoding single-stranded-DNA-specific exonuclease RecJ, whose amino-acid sequence MKNWLFREPARSDCSMPPRQWADALSISPLLLEILWRRGLSEREAIDAFLSARLSSLTPPDQWPQLPKAANLLATELLAGKKLAVWGDYDVDGLTAATLVLDVLESHGITASWHIPDRRSEGYGLNVQHIEALAAEGCGILLTVDCGISDFAPVKRARELGMTVVVSDHHLPPAELPPANAICNPKVCAAEDLPYPHLAGVGVAFYLMGAVNAALAPHTGKKHNMGDSLDLVALGTLADVMPLTGENRVLVRGGLGRIAQAHRPGMAALKVASGINAAAALSAGQAVFRLAPRINAAGRMGKGELALKLLREKDHAAAALMAKELDELNLTRRQEEERIYAEAKKQASDLLARGPRMGLVLYGKDWHPGIVGIVASRIVEDYYRPTIIVCEDQGKLKGSGRSVREFDLHGGLTRTADCLLNFGGHRQAAGVRLEPERLEEFRARFEAVAEEALGPTPLLPTLTLECDLPFSHASDHDFLKELELLQPFGPGNPEPVFQSPPLLVKERSYLGRSREHVLLRLTDSASGITLSAKAWRMADELKESLVNKHIRVAYTPRMDTFNGIASVDIAIKDWRPA is encoded by the coding sequence GTGAAAAACTGGCTGTTTCGCGAGCCTGCGCGCAGCGACTGCTCCATGCCGCCCCGGCAGTGGGCAGACGCCCTCTCCATCTCGCCCCTGCTTCTTGAAATTCTATGGCGGCGTGGCCTTTCCGAAAGGGAGGCCATAGACGCTTTTTTGTCCGCGCGCCTCAGCTCGCTGACTCCGCCCGACCAATGGCCGCAACTGCCAAAAGCAGCAAACCTGCTGGCAACGGAACTGCTGGCTGGCAAAAAACTGGCCGTGTGGGGCGACTACGACGTGGATGGCCTCACCGCCGCCACCCTGGTGCTGGATGTGCTTGAAAGCCACGGCATCACGGCCAGCTGGCATATCCCGGACAGACGCAGCGAAGGCTACGGCCTCAACGTGCAGCATATTGAAGCGCTGGCCGCCGAGGGATGCGGCATTCTGCTTACGGTCGACTGCGGCATTTCTGACTTCGCGCCCGTCAAACGCGCCAGAGAGCTGGGCATGACCGTGGTGGTCTCGGACCACCACCTGCCGCCCGCCGAGCTGCCCCCGGCCAACGCCATCTGCAACCCCAAGGTCTGTGCGGCGGAGGATCTGCCCTACCCGCACCTTGCGGGCGTGGGCGTGGCATTTTACCTCATGGGAGCCGTCAACGCGGCCCTTGCCCCACACACGGGCAAAAAGCACAACATGGGCGACAGCCTTGACCTTGTGGCCCTGGGTACGCTGGCCGACGTGATGCCCCTGACGGGAGAAAACCGCGTGCTTGTTCGCGGCGGGCTGGGCCGCATCGCACAGGCGCACCGCCCCGGCATGGCCGCCCTCAAGGTTGCCAGCGGCATAAACGCGGCTGCGGCCCTGAGCGCTGGACAAGCGGTATTTCGGCTTGCGCCGCGTATCAACGCTGCCGGGCGCATGGGCAAGGGCGAGCTGGCCCTCAAGCTGCTGCGCGAAAAAGACCACGCCGCAGCCGCGCTTATGGCCAAGGAGCTGGACGAGCTCAACCTCACCCGACGGCAGGAAGAAGAACGCATTTACGCCGAGGCCAAAAAACAGGCCTCTGACCTGCTGGCGCGCGGGCCGCGTATGGGCCTTGTGCTGTACGGCAAGGACTGGCACCCCGGCATTGTGGGCATTGTGGCCTCGCGCATTGTGGAAGACTATTACCGCCCGACCATCATTGTTTGCGAAGACCAGGGCAAGCTTAAAGGCTCGGGCCGCTCGGTGCGCGAGTTTGATCTGCACGGCGGCCTGACCCGTACAGCCGACTGTCTGCTGAATTTTGGCGGTCACAGACAGGCTGCCGGTGTACGGCTGGAGCCGGAACGGCTTGAAGAATTTCGCGCCCGGTTTGAAGCCGTGGCCGAAGAGGCTCTGGGCCCCACGCCCCTGCTGCCCACACTGACGCTGGAGTGCGATCTGCCGTTCAGCCATGCAAGCGACCATGACTTTCTCAAGGAACTGGAACTGCTGCAGCCCTTTGGGCCGGGTAATCCGGAGCCTGTGTTCCAGTCGCCGCCGCTGCTGGTCAAGGAGCGCTCGTACCTCGGACGCAGCCGGGAGCATGTGCTGTTGCGCCTTACAGACAGCGCCAGCGGCATCACGCTTTCGGCCAAGGCCTGGCGCATGGCCGACGAGCTGAAAGAATCACTGGTCAACAAGCATATACGCGTGGCCTACACCCCGCGCATGGATACCTTTAACGGCATCGCCTCTGTGGACATTGCCATCAAGGACTGGCGCCCGGCATAG
- a CDS encoding methyl-accepting chemotaxis protein, producing the protein MKLGLLTKMSLCILIPSILGLALVAGISHNTSENALRRQTRQDIAAILKGQEVGLNAVFQSMKEALAQIAENRRLRLFLASYVKNGVIDHNDELFLHAIDALKNFTAVNSNIATCGLIAPDGKVIVHSKKGDSQKFSKTIGDDFSKRAYFINGMKGQVSSVGLVSVATQKMTTIIGMPIVDNGTVVGVIYGGTDNDRLAAATTNKVDLGDAGMAFVVNTDGVIVQHSDIARIGQKESGAWVSEVLKNKKGRLEFVNGDGRGKILYYTEMPEEHWILCLELDKKILFAPIADMLVNNVLLAVGCALAVGIVIFLIVRGMVRLLGGLSGLAEAIADGRLECTVAEERLLRSSEKRGDEFSVLSLAMERMLGHIKRLLGESEEKTAAAQQATEQAREASAQATEAARQAENARREGMLAAAGQLEGVASGLASASARLSEQIGQSEQAASESAQRLAEAATAMNQMNATVQEVARNSSAAYSSSEETRGSAESGSAIVQKALQSIGQVREVSHGLKNDMAELNGHAQAISRIMNVISDIADQTNLLALNAAIEAARAGDAGRGFAVVADEVRKLAEKTMASTNDVGNAITAIQTSTAKSVDVMEIALREVEVASDFAAQSGEALAHIVNSVEFAADQVRAIATASEQQSATSEEINQTIVKINDISGHTALAMDEASKAVTELTRQAHALSNLIAEMKQG; encoded by the coding sequence ATGAAGCTGGGCCTGTTGACAAAGATGTCGCTGTGCATCCTTATTCCGTCCATTCTGGGGCTCGCTCTTGTGGCTGGCATTAGCCACAATACGTCGGAAAACGCCCTGCGCAGGCAGACGCGTCAAGACATTGCAGCTATCCTTAAAGGGCAGGAGGTAGGGCTCAACGCTGTTTTTCAGTCCATGAAGGAAGCCCTGGCCCAGATTGCCGAAAACCGCCGTCTTCGTCTTTTTTTGGCTTCCTATGTCAAAAACGGGGTCATCGACCATAACGACGAGCTTTTTCTCCACGCCATAGACGCCCTTAAAAACTTTACCGCCGTCAACAGCAACATTGCCACCTGCGGGCTTATCGCCCCGGACGGCAAGGTTATCGTGCACAGCAAAAAGGGCGACAGCCAAAAATTCAGCAAAACCATCGGCGACGATTTTTCCAAGCGCGCCTACTTTATCAACGGCATGAAGGGTCAGGTCAGTTCCGTCGGTCTGGTCAGCGTGGCCACCCAAAAAATGACCACCATCATCGGCATGCCCATTGTGGATAACGGCACGGTTGTGGGCGTCATTTACGGGGGCACGGACAACGACAGGCTGGCTGCGGCCACTACAAACAAGGTTGACCTGGGCGATGCGGGCATGGCCTTTGTGGTCAATACCGACGGCGTTATCGTGCAGCACTCGGATATCGCGCGCATCGGGCAGAAGGAGAGCGGGGCCTGGGTGTCCGAAGTGCTCAAAAACAAAAAGGGCAGACTCGAATTTGTGAACGGCGACGGGCGCGGTAAAATATTGTATTACACCGAGATGCCTGAAGAGCATTGGATACTGTGCCTTGAGCTGGACAAAAAGATTCTTTTCGCGCCCATTGCCGACATGCTGGTCAACAATGTGCTGCTGGCCGTGGGGTGCGCCCTGGCCGTTGGCATTGTCATCTTTTTGATCGTGCGGGGCATGGTGCGCCTTCTTGGCGGCCTCTCCGGCCTGGCCGAGGCCATTGCCGACGGGCGGCTTGAGTGTACGGTCGCGGAAGAAAGGCTGCTGCGCTCCTCTGAAAAAAGAGGCGACGAATTCAGCGTGCTGTCGCTTGCCATGGAGCGCATGCTGGGCCACATCAAGCGTCTGCTGGGCGAAAGTGAAGAAAAAACCGCCGCCGCGCAACAGGCTACAGAGCAAGCCCGCGAAGCATCCGCGCAGGCCACGGAAGCCGCCCGACAGGCGGAAAACGCCCGCCGCGAGGGCATGCTGGCGGCAGCCGGTCAGCTCGAAGGCGTGGCGTCCGGGCTTGCCTCGGCCTCGGCCCGGCTTTCAGAGCAGATAGGGCAGTCGGAGCAGGCCGCTTCGGAGTCTGCCCAGCGCCTTGCGGAAGCGGCCACAGCCATGAACCAGATGAACGCCACGGTGCAGGAGGTGGCCCGCAACTCCTCGGCGGCATACTCCTCGTCGGAAGAAACGCGTGGCAGCGCTGAAAGCGGCTCTGCCATCGTGCAAAAGGCCCTGCAGAGCATTGGGCAGGTGCGCGAGGTTTCGCACGGCCTCAAAAACGACATGGCCGAACTCAACGGCCACGCCCAGGCCATCAGCCGCATCATGAACGTGATTTCGGATATTGCCGACCAGACCAACCTGCTGGCCCTCAACGCGGCCATCGAGGCGGCGCGGGCGGGAGACGCCGGGCGCGGATTTGCCGTGGTGGCCGACGAGGTGCGCAAACTGGCGGAAAAGACCATGGCCTCCACCAATGACGTGGGCAACGCCATAACGGCCATACAGACAAGCACGGCCAAAAGCGTGGATGTTATGGAAATTGCCCTGCGCGAGGTTGAGGTCGCCTCTGATTTTGCCGCGCAATCGGGCGAGGCGCTGGCGCATATCGTCAACAGCGTCGAGTTTGCCGCCGATCAGGTGCGCGCCATTGCCACGGCCAGTGAACAGCAGTCGGCCACAAGCGAAGAAATCAACCAGACCATAGTAAAAATCAACGATATTTCGGGGCATACGGCCCTTGCCATGGACGAGGCGTCCAAGGCCGTGACGGAGCTGACGCGGCAGGCGCATGCCCTGAGCAACCTGATTGCAGAAATGAAGCAGGGCTAA
- a CDS encoding tetratricopeptide repeat protein, whose amino-acid sequence MKKLSSAILLAAVLVLGAGMVGTVLAAPAKSAQQTLDEAWTAYNIGQYNKVVQMVQPLASDGNPRAQVLLARCYENGLGVVQDMETAAKWFRLAAEQNYAEGQVQLGYLYELGAGVPKNDAAVADLMSRAANAGNAEAQFNLSLYASQGRYGFAKNPEQSFAWAKRSADQGFAQAQRYVGACYEYGVGVSVNPSEAAAWYSKAAAQGLEKEGNIFNTEREYTMP is encoded by the coding sequence ATGAAAAAACTGAGTTCTGCAATTTTGCTGGCCGCAGTGCTTGTCCTGGGGGCAGGCATGGTTGGAACGGTGCTGGCCGCCCCCGCCAAATCCGCCCAACAGACGCTGGATGAAGCCTGGACCGCGTATAATATCGGGCAATACAATAAAGTTGTGCAAATGGTGCAGCCTCTGGCCAGCGACGGCAACCCCCGCGCTCAGGTGCTGCTCGCACGCTGCTATGAAAACGGCCTGGGCGTCGTCCAGGATATGGAAACCGCCGCCAAGTGGTTTCGACTTGCAGCAGAACAGAACTACGCCGAGGGGCAGGTGCAGCTTGGCTATCTGTACGAGCTTGGAGCTGGCGTGCCCAAAAACGACGCAGCCGTTGCCGATTTGATGTCCCGCGCGGCCAATGCAGGCAATGCAGAGGCGCAGTTTAACCTCTCCCTGTACGCCAGCCAGGGACGTTACGGCTTTGCCAAAAATCCCGAGCAGTCCTTTGCCTGGGCCAAACGCTCCGCCGACCAGGGCTTTGCCCAGGCCCAGCGGTATGTTGGCGCGTGCTATGAATACGGCGTCGGCGTGAGCGTAAACCCGTCCGAGGCCGCCGCCTGGTATAGCAAGGCGGCCGCGCAGGGGCTGGAAAAAGAAGGTAATATTTTTAACACCGAACGTGAATACACAATGCCCTGA
- a CDS encoding GIY-YIG nuclease family protein, with translation MPATDAATNAVWLVYLLECADGTLYCGITTDMQRRLGQHNGQAPGGARYTRGRRPVLLLGSRACSGKSEALRLEQAVKARPKAHKLQFLLTGELVSC, from the coding sequence ATGCCCGCCACCGATGCCGCAACCAACGCCGTATGGCTTGTGTATCTGCTGGAGTGCGCCGACGGCACCCTCTACTGCGGCATAACCACCGACATGCAACGCCGCCTGGGCCAGCACAATGGGCAAGCGCCCGGCGGCGCACGGTATACGCGGGGGCGACGCCCTGTACTGCTGCTCGGCAGCCGGGCCTGCAGCGGCAAAAGCGAAGCCCTGCGGCTGGAGCAGGCCGTCAAGGCGCGGCCCAAAGCCCATAAACTGCAATTTCTGCTTACCGGAGAGCTGGTTTCATGCTGA
- a CDS encoding LysE family translocator, which yields MLTPDALMAFFATALLLGIAPGPDNIFVLTQSALFGARAGMVTTMGLVTGLCVHTTAVALGVAAIFQASALAFTLLKTAGAGYLLWLAWLSFRAGASTAKIGRSDADGGSAGAAFPGYMALYRRGIVMNVTNPKVSIFFLAFLPQFCDPARGSVALQVLSLGGLFMLATIVVFWTVAALGGRLAVWFNRSQRGQIIMQRVAGCVFVALAAALLLSSR from the coding sequence ATGCTGACCCCCGACGCGCTGATGGCCTTTTTTGCTACCGCCCTGCTGCTTGGCATTGCGCCCGGGCCGGACAATATTTTTGTGCTCACCCAGTCCGCCCTGTTTGGCGCAAGGGCGGGCATGGTTACAACCATGGGGCTGGTCACTGGCCTTTGCGTGCACACAACAGCGGTGGCGCTGGGCGTGGCGGCCATTTTTCAGGCCTCCGCCCTGGCCTTTACGCTGCTTAAAACGGCTGGCGCGGGCTACCTGCTGTGGCTTGCCTGGCTCTCGTTTCGCGCCGGGGCCTCAACGGCAAAAATCGGCCGGAGCGACGCCGACGGCGGCTCTGCCGGCGCGGCGTTTCCCGGCTACATGGCGCTCTATCGGCGCGGCATAGTGATGAATGTCACCAACCCAAAGGTCTCAATATTTTTTCTCGCTTTTCTGCCGCAGTTCTGCGATCCCGCGCGGGGCAGCGTGGCTTTGCAGGTGCTAAGCCTTGGCGGCCTGTTTATGCTGGCCACCATTGTCGTTTTCTGGACAGTCGCCGCCCTTGGCGGGCGGCTGGCCGTGTGGTTCAACCGGTCGCAGCGCGGGCAGATCATCATGCAGCGCGTGGCTGGTTGCGTTTTTGTGGCGCTGGCGGCGGCCCTGCTGCTCAGCAGCCGCTGA
- a CDS encoding YceD family protein produces MQNYRISLNDLPPEGKEFTMDDPAIWQEPMEEFQLDCRISKPLCARILVLPMDGGWLVRGTLEGEAVLPCSRCAEDAVTAISARFEEFESIPGMGEDEEEGDDIAPIGELEDVAEGRIVFERNSPMLDLAAICWEEFMLALPATPLCRENCKGLCAGCGVNLNEGMCACTEEEGDPRMAALRGLTLHKN; encoded by the coding sequence ATGCAGAACTATCGCATCTCTCTCAATGACCTTCCCCCTGAGGGCAAGGAATTTACCATGGACGACCCCGCCATCTGGCAGGAACCCATGGAAGAATTCCAGTTGGATTGCCGCATAAGCAAACCGCTGTGCGCCCGCATTCTGGTATTGCCCATGGACGGCGGCTGGCTTGTGCGCGGCACGCTTGAGGGCGAAGCTGTTCTGCCCTGCAGCCGCTGCGCCGAAGACGCTGTTACCGCAATCTCCGCCCGTTTTGAGGAGTTTGAAAGCATCCCCGGCATGGGCGAGGACGAAGAAGAAGGCGACGACATCGCCCCCATTGGCGAGCTGGAAGATGTCGCCGAAGGCCGCATAGTATTTGAACGCAACTCCCCCATGCTTGATCTTGCCGCCATCTGCTGGGAAGAATTCATGCTGGCGCTGCCCGCAACACCCCTTTGCCGCGAAAACTGCAAAGGCCTGTGCGCCGGGTGCGGGGTTAATCTTAATGAAGGCATGTGCGCCTGCACAGAAGAGGAAGGCGACCCCCGCATGGCGGCATTGCGCGGCCTCACTCTGCACAAAAACTAG
- the rpmF gene encoding 50S ribosomal protein L32, giving the protein MAVQQNKKSRSRKGMRRSHDRVAVPAVIYCSCGEPTVPHSVCPNCGSYKGRQVIAKSENE; this is encoded by the coding sequence ATGGCCGTTCAGCAAAACAAGAAATCCCGTTCCCGCAAGGGCATGCGCCGTTCCCATGACCGCGTGGCCGTGCCTGCCGTTATCTACTGCTCCTGCGGCGAACCCACCGTTCCGCACAGCGTGTGCCCCAACTGCGGTTCCTACAAGGGCCGTCAGGTGATCGCCAAAAGCGAAAACGAATAA
- the plsX gene encoding phosphate acyltransferase PlsX → MNERPIIAVDAMGGDFGPSVVVPGAIEAARLYDLHVQLVGDTPKLEVELEKLDLTDVHFDIVQADDVVHMNEKPSDILRRKKNASIQVACRQVKDGAADAVVSAGHSGATVACGMFIMGRLPGVERPALATLLPTEKNPVVVLDVGANVDCRPYHLFQFGLMGDAFARDLLGYASPRVSILSIGEEEGKGNSQVKEAYDLLKMAQNLNFAGNAEGRDIFVGNIDVVVCDGFVGNVVVKMSEGLAASLVRMLKKVFTSGLLPAIGGMLAKGAFKRFARTIDYAEYGGAPLLGLQGLAIICHGRSSAKAMTNAIKMSGTFVRKGTNRRLGETILANEELTRFSRAI, encoded by the coding sequence ATGAACGAGCGCCCCATCATTGCCGTGGACGCCATGGGCGGGGACTTTGGCCCCTCTGTGGTCGTTCCGGGAGCTATTGAAGCCGCAAGGCTTTATGATCTGCATGTCCAGCTTGTGGGTGATACCCCCAAGCTGGAAGTCGAGCTTGAAAAACTCGACCTTACCGATGTGCATTTCGACATAGTTCAAGCCGATGATGTGGTGCACATGAATGAAAAGCCCTCGGACATTCTGCGCCGCAAAAAAAACGCGTCCATCCAGGTAGCCTGCCGTCAGGTCAAGGATGGCGCGGCGGATGCTGTTGTCAGTGCCGGGCATTCCGGCGCTACAGTGGCCTGCGGCATGTTCATCATGGGCCGTCTGCCCGGGGTGGAGCGCCCAGCGCTGGCCACGTTGCTGCCCACGGAAAAAAATCCCGTGGTCGTACTGGACGTGGGCGCCAATGTGGATTGCCGCCCCTACCACCTGTTCCAGTTTGGTCTCATGGGCGACGCATTCGCCCGCGACCTGCTGGGCTATGCCTCTCCGCGCGTGAGCATCCTCAGCATTGGCGAAGAAGAAGGCAAGGGCAACAGCCAGGTCAAGGAAGCCTACGACCTGCTGAAAATGGCCCAAAACCTCAACTTTGCGGGTAATGCCGAGGGGCGCGACATCTTTGTCGGCAATATCGACGTGGTTGTCTGCGACGGTTTTGTGGGTAACGTGGTCGTAAAAATGAGCGAAGGGCTGGCTGCCTCACTGGTGCGCATGCTCAAAAAGGTGTTTACCTCGGGCCTGCTGCCAGCCATTGGCGGCATGCTGGCCAAGGGCGCCTTCAAGCGCTTTGCCCGCACCATTGATTACGCCGAGTACGGCGGCGCGCCATTGCTGGGCCTTCAGGGCCTGGCCATTATCTGCCACGGACGCTCAAGCGCCAAGGCCATGACAAACGCCATCAAGATGAGCGGCACCTTTGTACGCAAAGGAACCAACCGTCGCCTCGGCGAAACCATTCTTGCCAACGAGGAACTGACACGTTTCTCCCGCGCCATCTAA
- a CDS encoding beta-ketoacyl-ACP synthase III has product MNPLCHLLALSAYVPDTVLTNNDLAKVVDTNDEWIVTRTGIKQRHRLDDAENASDLGLRAARKALAEAGIEATELTHVVGATCTPDVLSPSVACIIAGQLGTQKVMAFDISAACSGFLYGLSICRALLAQDPAAKILFVCTEALTRRVNWADRSTCVLFGDAATACIVSSSSSAMAEIEDVVCHSDGVQRDLIVVGGGTRCRYGLGEPVGENFFITMQGRETYKHAVRNMVHVCEELLTRNGLTGTDVDLLVPHQANMRIIEAVGSRLNLTGERVFTNVEKYGNTSSASIPLALAEARAEGRIRPGSRVLMTAFGAGLTWGAALLRF; this is encoded by the coding sequence ATGAATCCACTCTGTCATCTGCTCGCCTTGAGCGCCTATGTGCCGGACACGGTGCTGACCAATAACGATCTCGCCAAGGTGGTGGACACCAACGACGAATGGATTGTTACCCGCACCGGCATCAAGCAGCGCCACAGGCTGGACGATGCGGAAAATGCCTCGGATCTCGGCCTCAGGGCCGCCCGCAAGGCGCTTGCCGAGGCTGGGATTGAAGCCACGGAGCTTACCCATGTGGTTGGCGCAACCTGCACCCCAGACGTGCTCTCTCCCTCTGTGGCGTGCATTATCGCCGGACAGCTGGGCACACAAAAGGTCATGGCTTTTGACATCAGCGCGGCCTGCTCGGGCTTTTTGTACGGGCTTTCCATCTGCCGTGCCCTGCTGGCGCAGGACCCCGCCGCCAAAATTCTTTTTGTCTGCACCGAGGCGCTTACCCGCCGCGTCAACTGGGCGGACCGCTCTACCTGCGTGCTGTTTGGCGATGCCGCCACGGCCTGCATTGTCAGTTCTTCAAGCTCGGCCATGGCCGAAATTGAAGACGTGGTTTGCCACAGCGACGGCGTGCAGCGCGACCTTATCGTGGTTGGCGGCGGCACCCGCTGCCGTTACGGCCTGGGCGAGCCCGTAGGCGAAAATTTCTTTATTACCATGCAAGGCCGCGAAACCTACAAGCACGCAGTGCGCAATATGGTGCATGTCTGCGAGGAATTGCTTACGCGCAACGGCCTTACCGGTACGGATGTGGACCTGCTGGTTCCGCATCAGGCAAATATGCGCATCATCGAGGCTGTTGGCAGCCGCCTCAACCTGACAGGCGAGCGCGTGTTTACCAATGTGGAAAAATACGGCAACACCTCTTCTGCATCCATCCCCTTGGCACTGGCCGAGGCGCGGGCCGAGGGACGCATCCGTCCCGGCAGCCGCGTTCTCATGACGGCCTTTGGCGCGGGCCTTACCTGGGGTGCGGCTTTGTTACGCTTTTGA